A region from the Prosthecobacter algae genome encodes:
- a CDS encoding KpsF/GutQ family sugar-phosphate isomerase, whose product MNFPEQARRVIRLEIEELERLHQRIGEAFTQAIHLLHDCLTARGKIIVCGVGKSGNIGRKLAATLNSTGATTVCLDVGDALHGDLGVIDPGDLAILLSYSGETSELIDLLPHLKRQGLPLIGITGVATSTLARQADCVLDVAVTQEACPLNLAPTASTTTMLVLCDALAMVLLEARGFRQEDFALLHPGGSLGRALLTRVSDVMRQGDQLALITPETTVQEALHAMTRARAGAAIVQHGDGSLAGVFTHGDFVRAFQTDHAIAAHPVSRYMTPRPVSIQADKLAAEVLSTLQTARVDDIVVIDAAGRPVGLVDTQDLTRLRLV is encoded by the coding sequence ATGAACTTTCCCGAACAAGCACGCCGCGTCATCCGCCTCGAAATTGAGGAGCTGGAGCGGCTGCACCAGCGCATCGGCGAGGCCTTTACCCAGGCCATCCACCTCCTGCACGACTGCCTTACTGCACGCGGCAAGATCATCGTCTGCGGGGTCGGCAAAAGTGGCAATATCGGGCGCAAACTCGCCGCCACCCTGAACAGCACCGGGGCTACCACGGTGTGCCTAGATGTGGGTGATGCCTTGCATGGCGACCTGGGCGTCATTGATCCCGGCGATCTCGCCATCCTCCTCAGCTACAGCGGGGAGACCAGCGAGCTCATTGACCTGCTGCCGCACCTCAAACGCCAGGGACTGCCCCTCATCGGCATCACGGGTGTGGCCACTTCCACCCTCGCCCGCCAGGCCGATTGTGTACTGGATGTCGCTGTCACGCAGGAGGCCTGCCCACTGAATCTTGCTCCCACCGCCAGCACCACCACCATGCTCGTTCTGTGCGATGCGCTCGCCATGGTTTTGTTGGAGGCGCGCGGCTTTCGCCAGGAGGACTTTGCTCTCCTGCATCCCGGGGGTTCCCTCGGTCGTGCCCTCCTAACCCGCGTCTCCGATGTCATGCGTCAGGGCGACCAACTGGCGCTCATCACGCCGGAGACCACTGTTCAAGAGGCCCTGCATGCGATGACGCGCGCGCGCGCCGGTGCCGCCATCGTGCAGCACGGGGATGGCAGCCTCGCGGGTGTCTTCACCCATGGCGACTTCGTCCGCGCCTTCCAGACGGACCACGCCATCGCCGCCCACCCTGTCTCCCGTTACATGACGCCGCGCCCGGTGAGCATCCAGGCCGACAAACTGGCCGCCGAGGTCCTTTCCACCCTGCAGACTGCGAGGGTGGACGACATCGTGGTCATTGATGCCGCAGGCCGCCCTGTCGGCCTCGTGGACACCCAGGACCTCACCCGACTGCGCCTCGTCTGA
- a CDS encoding CNNM domain-containing protein → MTWVFLLILALSLSFALSGLESAILAVSRVRVRHAAGAGDRRAMRLLPLLEDRDALLGAITVTNHITNLTAFLILAWKLVRLSGPWGHFLAFIVALPIFLIVLEVLPKKLFRRYPFRSIRTLTPLVLSVGLFRPLFRSLSSAPAAAQDIPDQSAGRDDLHHQADLLSRQNQLSPAAARLIHSALRYRQLRTSAIMRPLTRSIALSGDLPLETALIMARENAATTLPVIGDKGQFVGVLDLATLPSYCPPDRLVRHHMRTLDAVHANDSALLTLQRMRKRARTLVLVLNEQNEPIGLASEEDLLHRLMGTREQGV, encoded by the coding sequence ATGACCTGGGTTTTTCTGCTCATCCTGGCCCTCAGCCTTTCCTTTGCCCTTTCCGGGCTGGAGAGCGCCATTCTCGCCGTCAGCCGTGTGCGGGTGCGCCATGCTGCGGGTGCAGGCGACCGACGGGCGATGCGACTGCTGCCGCTGCTGGAGGATCGAGATGCTCTCCTGGGAGCCATCACGGTCACCAACCACATTACCAATCTCACGGCCTTCCTCATCCTCGCCTGGAAGCTCGTCCGCCTTTCCGGTCCCTGGGGTCACTTCCTCGCCTTCATCGTCGCGCTGCCCATTTTCCTGATCGTCCTTGAGGTGCTGCCCAAGAAACTCTTCCGCCGCTACCCCTTCCGCAGCATCCGCACCCTCACCCCGCTGGTCCTCAGCGTGGGTCTTTTCCGGCCGCTTTTCCGCTCCCTCTCCAGTGCCCCCGCTGCCGCCCAGGACATTCCAGACCAGTCCGCAGGCCGTGATGACCTGCATCACCAGGCCGATCTTTTGAGCCGTCAAAACCAGCTCAGCCCGGCCGCTGCGCGCCTCATCCACAGCGCCCTTCGCTACCGTCAGCTCCGCACCTCGGCCATCATGCGCCCCCTGACACGCAGCATCGCGCTTTCTGGCGATCTGCCACTGGAAACGGCCCTCATCATGGCGCGGGAGAACGCCGCCACCACCCTCCCTGTCATCGGGGACAAGGGCCAGTTCGTCGGTGTGCTTGATCTGGCCACCCTTCCCTCTTACTGCCCGCCGGACCGCCTTGTGCGCCACCACATGCGCACGCTGGATGCCGTCCACGCGAATGACAGTGCACTCCTGACTCTCCAGCGCATGCGCAAACGCGCCCGCACGCTCGTTCTTGTTCTCAACGAGCAGAACGAACCTATCGGCCTCGCCAGTGAGGAGGACCTGCTTCACCGGCTGATGGGGACGCGGGAGCAAGGGGTGTAG
- a CDS encoding Gfo/Idh/MocA family oxidoreductase, protein MPTKKKLNIAVVGLGFGAEFIPIWQRHPNTVCYAICQRDPKKLQSIGDAFGVDVRYTDFREMLKDPAIDAVHINSPIPDHGWMSIEALQAGKHVACTVPMATSIEDCKKICDLVKKTGLSYMMMETVVYAREFLYMKEQYEKGRLGKLQFLQSSHQQDMDGWPNYWPGLPPMWYATHCVGPVAALAGTPAEYVSCFGSGNIRPELIKEYGSPFAVETAHVKFKDSDLSARVIRSLFDTARQYRESIDVYGDKASIEWPLVEHEPLVMHTAKLPEHKIPKLVKAPDYAKRLPKAIRDFTTKGVYDLGKKTHLSFVQGSGHGGSHPHLAHEFATALTEGRDPFPNAKQSANWTCVGLCAHESALAGGKIVKLPAFTQ, encoded by the coding sequence ATGCCAACCAAGAAGAAGCTCAACATCGCCGTCGTCGGCCTCGGATTCGGGGCTGAATTCATCCCCATCTGGCAACGCCACCCCAACACGGTCTGCTACGCCATCTGCCAGCGTGACCCGAAGAAACTGCAATCCATCGGTGATGCCTTCGGCGTGGACGTTCGTTACACCGACTTCCGCGAGATGCTGAAGGATCCGGCGATTGATGCCGTCCACATCAACTCGCCTATCCCAGATCACGGCTGGATGTCCATCGAAGCCCTGCAGGCTGGCAAGCACGTCGCCTGTACCGTCCCCATGGCCACCAGCATTGAGGATTGCAAAAAGATCTGCGACCTCGTCAAAAAGACCGGCCTCAGCTACATGATGATGGAGACCGTCGTGTATGCCCGCGAGTTTCTTTACATGAAGGAGCAGTATGAAAAGGGCCGCCTGGGCAAGCTGCAGTTCCTCCAGTCTAGCCACCAGCAGGACATGGACGGCTGGCCAAACTACTGGCCGGGCCTGCCCCCCATGTGGTATGCCACCCACTGCGTGGGCCCCGTGGCTGCGCTGGCCGGAACACCAGCGGAGTACGTGAGCTGCTTTGGCTCCGGCAACATCCGTCCTGAACTGATCAAGGAATACGGCTCTCCGTTTGCCGTCGAGACCGCCCATGTGAAATTCAAGGACAGTGACCTCAGCGCCCGCGTCATCCGCAGTCTCTTTGACACCGCCCGGCAGTATCGTGAGAGCATTGATGTCTATGGTGACAAGGCCTCCATCGAATGGCCGCTGGTCGAACATGAGCCGCTGGTGATGCACACCGCCAAACTGCCCGAGCACAAAATTCCCAAGCTGGTGAAAGCGCCTGACTATGCCAAGCGCCTGCCCAAGGCCATCCGTGACTTCACCACCAAAGGCGTTTACGACCTCGGCAAAAAAACCCACCTCAGCTTTGTTCAGGGCAGCGGGCACGGCGGCAGCCACCCACATCTGGCCCACGAATTCGCCACCGCCCTCACGGAAGGGCGCGATCCATTCCCCAATGCCAAACAATCCGCCAACTGGACCTGTGTGGGCCTTTGCGCCCATGAATCCGCCCTTGCTGGCGGAAAGATTGTGAAGCTGCCTGCCTTCACTCAATAG
- a CDS encoding DUF1549 and DUF1553 domain-containing protein, translating to MFRPCLLTFAALTLASLASAGERPVSFIHDVMPHLQKAGCAAGNCHAKPEGQNNFKLSVFGYDPANDYHEIMRDDRGRRVFLAAPEESLLLKKATGSVPHEGGARITKGSLPYQLIVSWLQQGAPAKLADEATLLSVAVSPREALYKKGQKQPLKVTASYSGGKTQDVTALTEFLSQDKEIAQVDEHGQVEVGSTSGEGVVLVRYMGHVDVARITVPADKLLPNAKYANLPANNEVDRLVYARHQKLGLLPSETCTDEEFLRRASLDAIGLLPTPERAKAFLADARPDKRERYIQELLEHPNYADHWAVKWGDLIRPNPSRVGVKPVYLLDQWLREAFRQNLPYDEMVKQLLTAEGSTHEHGPVAIFRDKREPVDASSFVSQIFLGVRLDCAKCHHHPSEKWTQEDYYQLAAFFGQMGRKGQGISAPISGEPEYWWYSGKGEVQHPITEAGMLPKPPDGPEMPYVAGQDPRARLTDWMASSDNPFFAKAIVNRLWSEFLGRGIVDPVDDFRVSNPPTNPALLDWLAQDFIAHGYDLKHLIRTILSSRTYQLSSQPNEYNLTDTKNFSRSIKRRLSAEVLLDALGDLTGVRESFSGLPPGSRAVQTWNHKLDSTFLDAFGRPNASMECPCERERKSSVIQALHLMNSNDLQTKLSSKEGKISTLVKSALPEPQLVKEIYLAAYNRLPQAEELQTALKFYTAPGSTRQTATEDLAWALINSAEFVFNH from the coding sequence ATGTTCCGCCCCTGTTTGCTGACCTTTGCTGCACTCACCCTGGCCTCCTTGGCGAGTGCGGGCGAGCGCCCGGTCAGTTTCATCCACGATGTCATGCCCCACCTGCAAAAGGCGGGCTGTGCTGCGGGCAACTGCCATGCCAAACCGGAAGGGCAGAACAACTTCAAGCTTTCCGTCTTCGGTTATGACCCCGCCAATGACTACCACGAGATCATGCGGGATGATCGTGGTCGGCGCGTCTTCCTCGCAGCGCCGGAAGAAAGCCTGCTGCTAAAAAAAGCCACCGGCAGCGTGCCGCATGAGGGCGGCGCACGAATCACGAAAGGCAGCCTGCCTTATCAGCTCATCGTCTCCTGGCTGCAGCAGGGGGCACCAGCCAAGCTGGCCGATGAAGCCACCCTCCTCAGCGTGGCTGTAAGCCCACGTGAGGCCCTGTATAAAAAGGGACAGAAACAGCCGCTCAAAGTCACCGCCAGCTACAGCGGCGGCAAGACGCAGGACGTCACCGCGCTGACCGAGTTCCTCTCTCAGGACAAGGAAATCGCCCAGGTGGATGAGCACGGCCAGGTCGAAGTCGGGAGCACCAGCGGTGAAGGTGTCGTCCTCGTCCGCTACATGGGTCATGTGGATGTGGCCCGCATCACTGTTCCGGCGGACAAGCTTCTGCCTAACGCCAAGTATGCCAATCTTCCCGCGAACAATGAGGTGGACCGCCTGGTGTATGCGCGGCATCAGAAGCTGGGGCTGCTGCCTTCGGAAACTTGCACGGACGAGGAATTCCTCCGCCGAGCCTCACTGGATGCAATCGGCCTGCTGCCCACCCCGGAACGTGCCAAGGCCTTCCTGGCCGATGCCCGTCCGGACAAGCGCGAACGCTACATCCAAGAGCTGCTGGAGCACCCGAACTACGCCGACCATTGGGCCGTGAAGTGGGGCGACCTCATCCGCCCGAACCCTTCCCGCGTCGGCGTGAAGCCGGTGTATCTGCTGGATCAGTGGCTGCGTGAAGCCTTCCGCCAGAACCTGCCCTATGACGAGATGGTGAAGCAACTGCTCACGGCTGAAGGCAGCACGCACGAGCATGGCCCGGTGGCGATCTTCCGCGACAAGCGCGAGCCCGTGGACGCCTCCTCCTTCGTGTCGCAGATCTTTCTCGGTGTGCGGCTGGACTGTGCCAAATGCCACCATCATCCCAGCGAAAAATGGACGCAGGAGGACTACTACCAACTCGCCGCTTTCTTTGGCCAGATGGGCCGCAAAGGCCAGGGCATCTCCGCCCCCATCTCCGGCGAGCCTGAGTACTGGTGGTACAGCGGCAAGGGCGAGGTGCAGCACCCCATCACCGAGGCGGGGATGCTACCCAAACCACCCGACGGCCCTGAGATGCCCTACGTGGCCGGGCAGGATCCGCGTGCCCGCCTCACCGATTGGATGGCCAGCAGTGACAATCCTTTCTTTGCCAAGGCCATCGTCAACCGCCTGTGGTCTGAATTCCTCGGTCGTGGGATTGTGGATCCTGTGGATGATTTCCGGGTCTCCAATCCCCCCACGAACCCTGCCTTGCTGGACTGGCTGGCGCAGGATTTCATCGCCCACGGTTACGACCTGAAACACCTCATTCGCACCATCCTGAGTTCGCGCACGTATCAGCTCAGCTCCCAGCCGAACGAGTACAACCTCACGGACACGAAGAACTTCTCCCGCTCCATCAAACGCCGCCTGAGTGCCGAGGTGCTGCTGGATGCGCTGGGAGACCTCACGGGCGTGCGCGAAAGCTTCAGCGGTCTGCCTCCAGGTTCACGCGCAGTGCAGACGTGGAATCACAAGCTGGACAGCACCTTTCTGGATGCCTTTGGCCGCCCGAATGCCAGCATGGAGTGCCCCTGTGAGCGCGAGCGCAAATCCAGCGTGATCCAGGCGCTGCACCTGATGAATTCGAATGATCTGCAGACGAAACTAAGTTCCAAGGAAGGCAAGATCAGCACCCTGGTGAAGAGTGCACTGCCGGAACCGCAGCTCGTGAAGGAGATTTATCTCGCCGCCTACAACCGCCTGCCGCAGGCGGAGGAACTGCAGACGGCGCTGAAGTTTTATACGGCACCTGGCAGCACCCGCCAGACAGCGACTGAAGACCTGGCCTGGGCGCTCATCAACTCCGCTGAATTTGTCTTCAACCATTGA
- a CDS encoding CNNM domain-containing protein → MPILPVISYLALLLLLALISATETAIHMARDLDTQAGMARAGVARKLRRITANPFAQLHRTLLLSATLNLALAALGLHLVSGPMRTLGWNPWLAASLLFVGTVLIGDVVPKFLAARSPSAVLLGSLRLLNPLRSILDPISTMADRSTEALIRRFIPKKVKPRLPITRDEFETLVEMREEQGQIDAAEAAMIREALEIEGLTVRDCMVPRVDLTLMSAFDKPEKTTSTLEQSAGRHVVVYGETPDVVEGVIDTLAWRLAGRPAWANMLRPVQFVPETMPVLDALHEHLQTSAQPLLIVDEYGGLEGMVSQDEIADWLLYEAAPWQGEGAEIRDLGNGRYLLEGGTRLDDVTSALHIMLPDSGGLDTIGGLVFNLLGHLPKAGERVQLEDADLKVRRVVRARVQQVELRLKKPLLEDFDSK, encoded by the coding sequence GTGCCCATTCTTCCTGTCATCTCTTATCTGGCGCTGCTGCTGCTCCTGGCACTCATCTCCGCCACAGAGACCGCCATCCACATGGCGAGGGATCTCGATACGCAGGCCGGCATGGCACGCGCGGGCGTGGCACGGAAGTTGCGAAGGATTACTGCGAATCCTTTCGCCCAGTTGCACCGCACCCTGTTACTTTCCGCCACGCTCAACCTCGCCCTTGCGGCGCTGGGTTTGCATCTGGTATCAGGCCCCATGCGCACCCTGGGATGGAACCCTTGGCTTGCAGCCTCCCTGCTCTTTGTGGGCACCGTCCTGATCGGCGATGTGGTGCCGAAGTTTCTCGCGGCCCGTTCTCCCTCCGCCGTCCTGCTGGGCAGCCTGCGCCTGCTGAATCCGCTGCGCAGCATCCTGGACCCCATCTCAACAATGGCCGACCGCAGCACCGAGGCCCTCATCCGCCGATTCATCCCAAAGAAGGTGAAGCCCCGGCTGCCCATCACCCGGGATGAATTTGAGACCCTGGTGGAAATGCGCGAGGAGCAGGGCCAGATCGACGCCGCTGAGGCCGCGATGATCCGCGAAGCCCTCGAGATCGAAGGACTGACTGTGCGTGACTGCATGGTGCCCCGTGTGGACCTCACGCTGATGAGCGCCTTTGACAAGCCTGAGAAAACCACCTCCACGCTGGAGCAATCGGCCGGCCGTCACGTTGTGGTTTATGGAGAGACACCTGATGTGGTCGAAGGCGTGATCGACACTCTTGCCTGGCGCCTCGCTGGCCGCCCCGCCTGGGCCAACATGCTGCGCCCCGTGCAGTTCGTGCCTGAAACTATGCCCGTTCTGGATGCCCTGCATGAGCACCTGCAGACCAGCGCCCAACCTTTGCTCATTGTGGATGAATACGGCGGCCTGGAAGGCATGGTCAGCCAGGATGAAATCGCCGACTGGCTTCTTTATGAGGCCGCTCCCTGGCAGGGTGAAGGCGCTGAAATCCGCGATTTGGGCAATGGACGTTATCTTTTGGAAGGTGGTACCCGGCTGGATGACGTGACCTCTGCCCTGCACATCATGCTGCCCGACAGCGGGGGACTGGACACCATTGGCGGCCTGGTTTTCAACCTCCTGGGCCACTTGCCTAAAGCCGGTGAGCGGGTCCAGCTTGAAGACGCCGACCTCAAAGTACGCCGCGTTGTGCGGGCCCGCGTGCAGCAGGTGGAACTGCGGCTGAAGAAACCTCTGCTAGAAGATTTCGACAGCAAATGA